Proteins encoded by one window of Paraburkholderia sprentiae WSM5005:
- a CDS encoding NAD(P)/FAD-dependent oxidoreductase, with product MHRFVIVGGGAGGIELATRLGDRYGGRRRSGAQRASITLIDRNPTHIWKPLLHEVAAGSLDPFAQELAYAAQAQWHGFQFVQGELVGLNRGSRHVLLSPLLDDDGTELVPPRRIEYDSLILAIGSTTHYFGVPGAAENSLALDTVAHAERFRKRLIAACIRAEQRESAEGSACATLADRTPRVQVAIVGGGATGVELSAELRNTAKVLSSYGLHRLDPTHDVGIMLIEAGPRILPALKERVSTAAAGLLGKLNVKLMVDERVAEITPGLIRTKNGKTIRADLTVWAAGIKAPAVLSTLDGLTVNHLGQLNVRRTLQTSVDDHVFAFGDCAACPWLGYERNVPPRAQAAHQQASFLVKALARRIDGQKLPEFAYRDLGSLVSLGHANAVGSLMGGLIGGSMLVDGLLARFMYLSLYRMHVAALHGYARMIVNTLAHRLRRSTAPHVKLH from the coding sequence ATGCATCGTTTTGTGATCGTGGGAGGAGGAGCGGGCGGAATCGAACTCGCAACGAGGCTAGGCGATCGCTATGGCGGTCGGCGAAGAAGCGGCGCACAACGTGCGTCCATCACGTTGATCGACCGCAACCCGACGCATATCTGGAAGCCCCTGTTGCACGAGGTCGCAGCGGGAAGTCTGGATCCGTTCGCACAGGAACTGGCGTATGCCGCGCAAGCCCAGTGGCACGGTTTCCAGTTCGTGCAGGGCGAACTTGTCGGACTGAATCGTGGCTCGAGGCACGTTCTGCTCTCGCCCCTGCTCGATGACGACGGAACCGAGCTGGTGCCGCCGCGCCGGATCGAGTACGACTCGTTGATTCTTGCCATCGGTAGTACAACACACTATTTCGGAGTGCCGGGCGCGGCGGAAAACTCGCTCGCACTTGATACCGTCGCTCACGCGGAGCGCTTTCGCAAGCGCCTGATCGCAGCTTGTATTCGCGCCGAACAACGAGAAAGCGCGGAGGGGAGTGCTTGCGCAACGCTTGCCGACCGCACACCTCGTGTCCAGGTTGCGATCGTCGGAGGGGGCGCTACAGGCGTGGAATTGTCCGCCGAGTTGCGCAACACGGCGAAGGTACTCTCATCATACGGCCTGCATCGACTCGACCCCACACACGACGTCGGAATCATGCTGATTGAAGCAGGTCCTCGGATTCTGCCAGCGTTGAAAGAACGCGTATCGACCGCCGCAGCCGGCTTGCTGGGCAAACTCAACGTCAAGTTGATGGTCGACGAGCGGGTCGCGGAGATCACGCCCGGACTGATCCGCACGAAAAACGGCAAGACCATCCGTGCGGATCTCACAGTGTGGGCCGCAGGCATCAAGGCACCTGCGGTGCTTTCAACGCTCGATGGGCTCACCGTCAATCATCTGGGACAACTCAATGTGCGCCGCACGCTTCAGACCAGTGTCGACGACCATGTCTTCGCATTCGGCGATTGCGCGGCCTGTCCATGGTTGGGTTACGAGCGCAATGTTCCCCCGCGCGCTCAGGCGGCGCATCAGCAGGCATCTTTTTTAGTCAAGGCACTTGCGCGACGCATCGACGGACAAAAGCTTCCGGAGTTTGCCTATCGCGATCTCGGCTCGCTGGTATCGCTCGGGCACGCGAATGCGGTGGGGAGTCTGATGGGCGGGCTTATCGGCGGCAGCATGCTCGTGGACGGACTGCTTGCTCGCTTCATGTACCTGTCGCTATATCGGATGCATGTTGCAGCGCTGCATGGCTATGCACGCATGATCGTCAATACGCTCGCGCATCGACTCCGCCGAAGCACGGCGCCGCACGTCAAGCTGCACTGA